In Glycine max cultivar Williams 82 chromosome 7, Glycine_max_v4.0, whole genome shotgun sequence, a single window of DNA contains:
- the LOC100805833 gene encoding receptor-like protein 7 → MSITLWFFLLPFCLINLSTNIILATGHCLGHQQSLLLQLRNNLIFNSTKSKKLIHWNQSDDCCEWNGVACNQGHVIALDLSQESISGGIENLSSLFKLQSLNLAYNGFHSGIPPEFQKLKNLRYLNLSNAGFEGKIPIEISYLTKLVTLDLSSTVTSQHALKLEMPNIAMLVQNFTEIKVLHLDGIAISAKGKVWSHALSSLTNLQVLSMSSCNLSGPLDSSLAKLQSLSILQLDQNNLASPVPESLGSLSNLTILQLSGCGLNGVFPKIIFQIPSLQVIDVSDNPSLNGSLANFRSQGSLYNFNLSHTNFSGPLPMSIHNLKELSKLDLSNCKFIGTLPYSMSNLTQLVHLDLSFNNFTGPIPSFNRSKALTVLSLNHNRFKGTLPSTHFEGLTNLMSIDLGDNSFDGRIPSSLFRLQSLQHLMLYYNKFDGVLDEFPNASLSSLEMLDLSGNNFEGPIPMSIFQLKRLRLLQLSKNKFNGTIQLGMLGRLQNLSSLDLGHNNLLVDAGIEDDHDASSFPSLKTLWLASCNLREFPDFLRNKSSLLYLDLSSNQIQGTIPNWIWKFNSMVVLNISYNFLTDIEGSLQKLSSNLFKLDLHSNHLQGPAPTFLKNAIYLDYSSNRFSSINSVDIGSHIPFLYFLSLSNNSFQGRIHESFCNISDLRALDLSHNRFNGQIPMCLTSRSSTLRLLNLGGNELNGYISNTLSTSCSLRFLDLSGNLLRGTIPKSLANCHKLQVLNLGNNQLVDRFPCFLKSISSLRVMILRSNKLHGPIGCSNSIGSWETLQIVDLASNNFSGTLPASLLLSWKTLMLDEDKGGQFGHLYFDLYDDFNPMNFITAIVDLNHELQIKLAKIIALEPHLIIDHIISHIFEEGVGVRAYEDSVTIVNKGRQLNLVKILIAFTSLDFSSNNFEGPIPKELMNLTALHALNLSQNSFSGSIPSSIGNLKHLESLDLSINSLGGEIPMELAKLSFLAVMNISYNHLVGKIPTGTQIQTFEADSFIGNEGLCGPPLTPNCDGEGGQGLSPPASETLDSHKGGSIEWNFLSVELGMIFGFGIFIFPLIFWKRWRIWYSKHVDDILCKIVPQLDFVYVQRGGQNYRIMRWKPY, encoded by the coding sequence ATGAGTATAACCTTATGGTTTTTCTTGTTGCCCTTCTGCCTCATAAACTTGAGCACCAACATCATTTTGGCAACTGGTCATTGTCTTGGCCATCAACAATCTTTGTTGCTCCAATTGAGGAACAACCTCATATTCAATTCCACCAAGTCCAAAAAACTGATTCACTGGAACCAAAGTGATGATTGTTGTGAATGGAATGGAGTGGCATGCAACCAAGGCCATGTTATAGCTCTTGACTTGAGCCAAGAATCCATCTCTGGAGGTATTGAAAATTTAAGCAGTCTCTTCAAGTTGCAAAGTTTGAATTTGGCCTATAATGGATTCCATTCTGGGATTCCTCCAGAGTTTCAAAAGCTAAAGAATTTGAGGTATTTGAATTTGTCAAATGCTGGCTTTGAGGGGAAAATTCCAATTGAGATCTCTTACCTGACAAAGTTAGTAACTCTTGATTTGTCTAGCACAGTTACTTCACAACATGCTTTAAAACTTGAGATGCCAAATATTGCAATGCTTGTGCAGAACTTCACAGAAATCAAAGTGCTACATCTGGATGGCATAGCAATATCAGCTAAAGGAAAGGTGTGGAGCCATGCTTTATCTTCACTTACAAACTTGCAAGTCTTAAGCATGTCATCTTGTAATCTCTCTGGTCCTCTTGATTCTTCATTAGCAAAACTACAATCTCTTTCAATACTTCAATTGGACCAGAATAATTTAGCAAGTCCAGTGCCAGAGTCTTTGGGAAGTTTGTCTAATTTGACCATCTTGCAACTTAGTGGCTGTGGATTGAATGGAGTTTttccaaaaatcatttttcaaatacCATCATTGCAGGTGATTGATGTGTCTGATAATCCAAGTCTTAATGGTTCTCTAGCAAACTTTCGAAGTCAAGGTTCCCTCTATAACTTCAACCTTAGCCACACAAATTTTTCTGGACCTCTGCCAATGTCTATTCACAATTTGAAGGAATTGTCTAAATTAGATCTTTCGAACTGCAAGTTCATAGGGACACTTCCTTATTCAATGTCAAACCTCACCCAACTTGTTCATCTAGATTTGTCATTCAATAACTTTACTGGTCCTATTCCATCATTTAATAGGTCCAAGGCCCTCACAGTTTTATCCCTTAATCATAATAGATTCAAGGGTACACTTCCATCCACCCATTTTGAGGGCCTTACAAATCTCATGAGCATTGATTTAGGAGATAACTCCTTTGATGGAAGAATACCCTCATCTTTATTTAGACTTCAATCTCTTCAGCATCTCATGctttattacaataaatttgATGGTGTGTTGGACGAATTTCCAAATGCTTCTTTGTCATCATTAGAGATGCTTGATTTGAGTGGCAACAATTTTGAAGGGCCTATTCCCATGTCTATCTTCCAACTCAAACGACTTCGTTTGCTGCAACTTTCCAAAAACAAGTTCAATGGCACCATACAACTTGGTATGCTTGGGAGGCTGCAAAATTTGTCTTCACTGGATCTAGGACACAATAACTTGTTAGTTGATGCAGGCATTGAGGATGACCATGACGCATCATCCTTTCCCAGTTTGAAAACTCTTTGGTTGGCTTCATGCAATTTGAGAGAATTCCCTGACTTTTTGAGAAATAAATCTTCACTACTCTACCTAGACTTATCTAGCAATCAGATTCAAGGAACAATACCCAACTGGATTTGGAAATTTAATTCTATGGTTGTTTTGAATATTTCTTACAACTTTTTGACAGATATTGAAGGGTCTTTACAGAAACTTAGTTCAAATTTGTTCAAACTTGACCTTCACTCAAACCATCTCCAAGGGCCTGCTCCTACTTTTTTGAAAAATGCCATTTACTTGGACTACTCAAGCAATAGATTCAGCTCTATTAACTCAGTAGACATTGGTAGTCACATTCCTTTCTTGTATTTTCTCTCCCTTTCAAACAACAGTTTTCAAGGAAGAATCCATGAATCCTTTTGTAACATTTCAGATCTTCGAGCACTTGACCTTTCCCATAACAGATTCAATGGTCAGATCCCTATGTGTTTGACAAGTAGAAGTAGCACTCTCAGGCTACTAAATCTTGGTGGAAATGAGCTCAATGGATATATTTCAAATACATTATCAACTTCATGTTCTTTGAGGTTTTTGGATCTCAGTGGAAATCTTTTAAGGGGAACCATCCCAAAATCTTTGGCTAATTGCCATAAACTACAAGTTCTAAACCTTGGAAACAATCAACTAGTTGACAGATTTCCATGCTTCTTGAAGAGCATCTCCTCCCTCAGAGTCATGATTTTAAGATCAAACAAATTGCATGGGCCTATTGGATGTTCCAATAGCATTGGCAGTTGGGAGACACTTCAAATTGTTGATTTAGCCTCTAACAATTTCAGTGGTACATTACCAGCATCACTCTTACTGAGTTGGAAAACATTGATGCTTGATGAAGATAAGGGTGGACAATTTGGTCATCTATATTTTGATCTCTATGATGACTTTAATCCTATGAATTTTATAACTGCAATTGTAGATCTCAACCATGAGCTACAAATCAAGTTAGCCAAAATTATAGCATTAGAGCCACATTTAATAATAGACCACATAATCTCTCATATCTTTGAGGAGGGTGTTGGTGTTCGAGCTTATGAGGATTCGGTTACAATTGTCAACAAAGGTAGACAGTTAAATTTGGTTAAAATCCTCATTGCCTTCACGTCTTTGGATTTCTCATCCAACAATTTTGAAGGGCCAATACCAAAAGAGCTTATGAATCTCACAGCACTACATGCTCTTAACTTGTCACAAAATTCTTTCTCAGGTAGCATCCCTTCTTCCATAGGAAATCTAAAACATCTTGAGTCCTTAGACTTGTCAATCAACTCTTTAGGTGGAGAGATTCCTATGGAGCTTGCAAAGTTATCATTTCTTGCTGTCATGAACATCtcttataatcatttggtgggGAAAATACCAACAGGTACACAAATTCAGACATTTGAGGCTGATTCATTTATAGGGAATGAAGGGTTATGTGGACCTCCATTGACCCCAAATTGTGATGGTGAAGGAGGGCAAGGGTTGTCACCACCAGCATCTGAAACACTTGATTCTCATAAAGGGGGTTCAATTGAATGGAATTTCTTAAGTGTAGAGTTGGGGATGATTTTTGGTTTTGGAATTTTCATCTTTCCCCTTATTTTTTGGAAGAGATGGAGGATATGGTATTCCAAGCATGTAGATGACATCCTTTGCAAGATCGTCCCTCAgcttgattttgtttatgtGCAGCGTGGGGGACAAAATTATAGAATTATGAGGTGGAAGCCTTATTGA